CCGCCCATCTCCCGCCAGGACGTGGCCGCCCTGCCCGTCTGGGGCCAGCCCGTCAAACCCGAAGAACTTCCGGCCTCCTTCCGGCGCCGGGACCCCGTCCGCCTCCTCAAGCCGCGCGATCCGGAAAATCCCACCCTGCCGATCAAGGGGCTGGCCTACGAATACTTCGAGGGGACCTTCGAAAAGCTCCCCGACTTCGGAGCCCTCACGCCCGCGCGCACGGGCACCTGCGAAACCTTCGACCTCTCCAAGCGCGGCCGCGACGCCGCCTACGCGTTCCGCTTCACCGGCTACGTCGACGTCCCCCGCGACGGCGTGTACACCTTCACGCTCTCGTCCAACGACGGCTCGAAACTCTTCATCGGCCGGGACGAAGTCGCCGACAACGACCACTTCCACGGCGTCGCGGAAGCCTCGGGCGAAATCGCCCTCAAGGCCGGCAAGCACCCCATCATGGTCGTTTACTTCCAGCACGGCGGCAACCAGGTGCTCGAGGTCTTCTGGGAGGGCCCCGAGCTGCCCCGCCA
This portion of the Planctomycetota bacterium genome encodes:
- a CDS encoding PA14 domain-containing protein, encoding PPISRQDVAALPVWGQPVKPEELPASFRRRDPVRLLKPRDPENPTLPIKGLAYEYFEGTFEKLPDFGALTPARTGTCETFDLSKRGRDAAYAFRFTGYVDVPRDGVYTFTLSSNDGSKLFIGRDEVADNDHFHGVAEASGEIALKAGKHPIMVVYFQHGGNQVLEVFWEGPELPRQKIPASALFHTPAR